A genomic segment from Elusimicrobium sp. encodes:
- the mutL gene encoding DNA mismatch repair endonuclease MutL: MSNIRILDEKTAGKIAAGEVIERPAGVLKELLENAVDAGASCINITIEGSGKDLIRINDNGCGMNEEDLALSVLRHATSKIGSFGDLEHLNTFGFRGEALYSVAAVSRMALTSCTGEGPGNRLEIHAGKVVSKSPAPSIKGTTVEIRDLFFNTPARLKFLKSDSYERACLLKVIEESALANLQVSYRVTVNGRDVYDLPAQTGSLPQAAVQRAKDILGEEVAQCLLYKEFEEMGLRILLTPADKLVNVRDMQYVFVNRRPIDSKIVQQAIYKAYQNVRPKDRHPAFVAYMTLPPADFDVNIHPQKRDIRFVNENRVFGFIMHAAGETVFQNTQPIEVSVESPAVSLPAAAQPAAEQLFTRAPSPITQTQTSSFLEQAFPAQTDFPHNTGYLLRETEEPVDYTAKPLTVPAKEEIVKEESQAFVLPVEGEPSWYQGPYHYLGQLQRSYLLFENPQGLVLIDQHAAQERVLFEHYLDEFERHSVKVQKLLFPIRVDLPPSNLETLLSWSDFLKTAGFEIEPFSARTVQVHTLPYMIRFKEDDMKEFIISLAQVVGDPTKSTETLKRKMVAMLACKKAIKAHDQISAAEAETLLEDMKKCKDGMHCPHGRPCVAQLKMKEVEKLFGR; this comes from the coding sequence ATGAGTAATATACGCATTTTAGATGAAAAAACAGCCGGAAAAATCGCCGCGGGCGAGGTAATCGAGCGTCCTGCGGGAGTTCTCAAAGAACTTTTAGAAAACGCGGTAGATGCGGGAGCCAGTTGTATTAACATTACCATAGAAGGCTCCGGTAAAGATTTAATTCGCATTAACGATAACGGCTGTGGCATGAACGAAGAAGATTTGGCTTTAAGCGTATTGCGCCATGCCACCAGCAAAATCGGTTCGTTTGGAGATTTGGAACACTTAAATACTTTCGGGTTTCGCGGAGAAGCCTTATACTCCGTGGCGGCCGTGTCCCGCATGGCCCTTACCAGTTGTACGGGCGAAGGCCCCGGTAACCGTTTGGAAATTCACGCAGGCAAAGTGGTTTCCAAAAGCCCGGCTCCTTCCATTAAAGGAACCACGGTGGAAATTCGCGACCTGTTTTTCAATACACCGGCCCGTCTTAAATTCTTAAAAAGCGATTCGTATGAACGCGCTTGTCTCTTAAAAGTAATTGAAGAAAGTGCCCTGGCCAATTTGCAGGTTTCTTACCGCGTAACAGTCAACGGGCGCGATGTGTACGATTTGCCCGCCCAAACAGGTTCCTTGCCTCAAGCTGCCGTACAACGCGCCAAAGATATTTTGGGAGAAGAGGTAGCCCAATGTTTGTTATATAAAGAGTTCGAAGAAATGGGCTTACGAATTTTGCTGACGCCTGCCGATAAACTCGTCAATGTGCGGGATATGCAATATGTGTTTGTAAACCGACGGCCGATTGATTCCAAAATTGTGCAACAGGCTATTTATAAGGCCTATCAAAATGTCCGGCCGAAAGACCGCCACCCCGCTTTTGTGGCTTATATGACGCTTCCCCCGGCTGATTTTGATGTGAATATTCACCCGCAAAAACGCGATATCCGTTTCGTAAATGAAAACAGAGTGTTCGGCTTTATTATGCACGCGGCCGGAGAAACCGTTTTTCAAAACACCCAACCTATTGAAGTGTCCGTAGAATCTCCGGCAGTTTCCCTTCCTGCGGCGGCGCAACCCGCGGCAGAGCAACTGTTTACCCGGGCCCCTTCCCCAATAACACAAACGCAAACCTCTTCGTTTCTGGAACAGGCTTTTCCCGCTCAAACGGATTTCCCGCATAATACCGGGTATTTGTTACGGGAAACGGAGGAACCGGTGGACTATACAGCCAAACCGCTTACTGTTCCCGCAAAAGAAGAAATAGTGAAGGAGGAAAGCCAAGCCTTTGTATTGCCCGTCGAGGGGGAACCTTCTTGGTACCAGGGGCCGTATCACTATTTGGGGCAACTTCAGCGAAGTTATTTGTTGTTTGAAAATCCGCAGGGACTGGTGCTTATCGATCAACATGCCGCGCAGGAACGGGTGTTGTTCGAACATTATTTGGATGAATTCGAACGCCATAGCGTAAAAGTGCAGAAACTCTTGTTTCCGATTCGGGTAGATTTACCTCCGTCTAACTTGGAAACGCTCCTTTCCTGGAGTGATTTCTTAAAGACGGCCGGTTTTGAAATAGAACCTTTTTCCGCCCGTACCGTGCAAGTGCATACTTTGCCGTATATGATTCGGTTTAAGGAAGATGATATGAAGGAATTTATCATTTCTTTAGCACAGGTTGTGGGAGATCCAACCAAATCTACCGAAACACTCAAACGGAAGATGGTAGCCATGCTTGCTTGCAAAAAAGCCATCAAAGCGCACGATCAAATTTCCGCTGCGGAGGCCGAAACTTTGCTAGAGGATATGAAAAAGTGCAAAGACGGTATGCATTGCCCGCATGGACGACCCTGTGTAGCGCAACTGAAAATGAAAGAAGTAGAAAAACTCTTTGGCCGCTAA